A region from the Ctenopharyngodon idella isolate HZGC_01 chromosome 13, HZGC01, whole genome shotgun sequence genome encodes:
- the LOC127524754 gene encoding rho GTPase-activating protein 24-like isoform X4 yields MTSNHETYLLMASTQNDMEDWVKTIRRVIWAPFGGGIFGQKLEETVRYERRYGNKMAPMLVEQCVDFIRRWGLREEGLFRLPGQANLVKELQDAFDCGEKPSFDCNTDVHTVASLLKLYLRELPEPVIPFCKYEEFLACTKLLSKDQDEGMKELRRQVEGLPLVNYNLLKYICKFLDEVQSYSGVNKMSVQNLATVFGPNILRPKVEDPVTIMEGTVLVQQLMAVLIGRLDVLFPPEEEHTSTLELVNNNNIDTQKRPTNGQLQNKENNNTSGVRQCTWDAPESPTRAPLDNGSPRSGSPRNGFTGQRFEVTRSPPLAVKKNPAFSKGSGIVTNGSFSSSSSSSGDANQEKCQTLPNMGTLHARRTGAIKGSGTKMGVQNGVVRMGVSSTDVTNGTLNGRNGLWVPNGHVTMREAKSRDAENQPNRLSTYDNVHIHQQQTTQPSLSSSCEDKQSVDSATWSTSSCEISLPENSTSCRSSTTTCPEQDFFGNNFEDPLLDGPVQEDNALAVDDREQRTSIGGGRGSRGTSSSDNSETFAITNGPTNHSALHSLVASLKQEMLKQKNEYEARIKSLEHRNLELETVMANLHEELDQEKKKYTMVEIKLRNAERAKDDAEKRNEMLQKEMEQFFSTFGDLTADPRRPDRANTIWIQ; encoded by the exons GAATCTTTGGTCAGAAGCTGGAAGAGACAGTTCGATATGAACGACGTTATGGCAACAAAATGGCTCCCATGCTGGTGGAGCAGTGCGTGGACTTCATCCGCCGCTGGGGTCTACGAGAGGAAGGGCTCTTCCGTTTGCCTGGACAAGCCAACCTCGTCAAAGAGCTTCAGGATGCTTTCGACTGTGGAGAGAAGCCGTCTTTCGACTG TAACACAGACGTTCACACCGTGGCATCCTTGTTGAAGCTGTACTTGAGAGAGCTGCCTGAGCCAGTCATCCCGTTCTGTAAATATGAAGAGTTTCTGGCCTGCACCAAACTCCTCAGCAAAGACCAGGATGAA GGAATGAAGGAATTAAGAAGACAAGTAGAAGGTCTACCTCTGGTGAACTACAATCTGCTTAAATACATATGCAA GTTTTTGGATGAAGTTCAGTCCTACTCAGGTGTGAATAAAATGAGTGTACAGAATCTGGCTACGGTCTTTGGGCCAAATATTCTGAGGCCAAAGGTTGAGGACCCGGTGACTATAATGGAAG GCACAGTACTGGTCCAGCAGTTGATGGCCGTTCTGATCGGCCGGCTTGATGTTCTTTTCCCACCTGAAGAGGAACATACTAGCACGCTGGAACTggttaataataacaatattgaTACACAGAAACGGCCTACAAATGGTCAGCTACAAAACAAAGAGAACAATAACACCAGTGGGGTGCGACAATGCACCTGGGATGCACCCGAATCACCCACCCGGGCTCCTCTGGACAATGGCTCTCCACGCTCAGGCAGCCCACGTAATGGTTTTACAGGACAGCGATTCGAGGTGACCCGCAGTCCACCACTGGCGGTGAAAAAGAACCCGGCTTTCAGCAAAGGCAGTGGGATTGTCACTAACGGATCGTTCAGCTCGTCGTCATCGTCCTCGGGTGACGCCAATCAGGAAAAGTGTCAGACTCTACCAAATATGGGCACCCTGCATGCCCGTCGGACGGGCGCAATAAAGGGCTCGGGCACTAAGATGGGGGTTCAGAATGGTGTCGTTCGAATGGGTGTATCCAGCACTGACGTGACGAATGGGACTCTGAATGGGCGGAATGGACTCTGGGTGCCCAATGGTCATGTTACAATGCGCGAGGCTAAAAGTCGAGACGCCGAGAACCAGCCGAACCGTCTGTCCACATATGACAACGTCCACATCCATCAGCAGCAGACAACACAGCCCAGTCTGAGCAGCAGCTGTGAGGACAAACAGAGCGTGGATAGCGCCACATGGTCCACCTCGTCTTGCGAGATCTCCTTACCGGAAAACTCAACCTCCTGCCGCTCTTCTACGACCACGTGCCCAGAGCAGGACTTCTTTGGCAACAACTTCGAGGATCCTTTGTTGGACGGGCCGGTACAGGAGGACAACGCACTGGCAGTGGATGACAGGGAGCAGCGGACCAGTATTGGAGGAGGCCGGGGAAGCAGAGGAACCAGCAGCAGCGATAACAGTGAAACGTTTGCCATCACAAATGGACCGACCAACCACAGTGCACTGCACAGCCTGGTGGCCAGCCTCAAACAAGAAATGCTCAAGCAGAAGAATGAATACGAGGCCAGGATCAAGAG TCTGGAACATCGAAATCTAGAGTTGGAGACCGTAATGGCGAATCTACATGAAGAGCTGGACCAGGAGAAGAAGAAATACACCATGGTGGAGATCAAGCTGAGGAACGCCGAGCGAGCCAAGGACGATGCAGAAAAGAGAAACGAGATGTTGCAGAAAGAGATGGAGCAGTTCTTCTCCACCTTCGGAGACCTGACCGCAGACCCGCGACGGCCCGACAGAGCCAACACCATCTGGATCCAGTGA
- the LOC127524754 gene encoding rho GTPase-activating protein 24-like isoform X3, whose protein sequence is MDLNYNPGGDRERMTSNHETYLLMASTQNDMEDWVKTIRRVIWAPFGGGIFGQKLEETVRYERRYGNKMAPMLVEQCVDFIRRWGLREEGLFRLPGQANLVKELQDAFDCGEKPSFDCNTDVHTVASLLKLYLRELPEPVIPFCKYEEFLACTKLLSKDQDEGMKELRRQVEGLPLVNYNLLKYICKFLDEVQSYSGVNKMSVQNLATVFGPNILRPKVEDPVTIMEGTVLVQQLMAVLIGRLDVLFPPEEEHTSTLELVNNNNIDTQKRPTNGQLQNKENNNTSGVRQCTWDAPESPTRAPLDNGSPRSGSPRNGFTGQRFEVTRSPPLAVKKNPAFSKGSGIVTNGSFSSSSSSSGDANQEKCQTLPNMGTLHARRTGAIKGSGTKMGVQNGVVRMGVSSTDVTNGTLNGRNGLWVPNGHVTMREAKSRDAENQPNRLSTYDNVHIHQQQTTQPSLSSSCEDKQSVDSATWSTSSCEISLPENSTSCRSSTTTCPEQDFFGNNFEDPLLDGPVQEDNALAVDDREQRTSIGGGRGSRGTSSSDNSETFAITNGPTNHSALHSLVASLKQEMLKQKNEYEARIKSLEHRNLELETVMANLHEELDQEKKKYTMVEIKLRNAERAKDDAEKRNEMLQKEMEQFFSTFGDLTADPRRPDRANTIWIQ, encoded by the exons GAATCTTTGGTCAGAAGCTGGAAGAGACAGTTCGATATGAACGACGTTATGGCAACAAAATGGCTCCCATGCTGGTGGAGCAGTGCGTGGACTTCATCCGCCGCTGGGGTCTACGAGAGGAAGGGCTCTTCCGTTTGCCTGGACAAGCCAACCTCGTCAAAGAGCTTCAGGATGCTTTCGACTGTGGAGAGAAGCCGTCTTTCGACTG TAACACAGACGTTCACACCGTGGCATCCTTGTTGAAGCTGTACTTGAGAGAGCTGCCTGAGCCAGTCATCCCGTTCTGTAAATATGAAGAGTTTCTGGCCTGCACCAAACTCCTCAGCAAAGACCAGGATGAA GGAATGAAGGAATTAAGAAGACAAGTAGAAGGTCTACCTCTGGTGAACTACAATCTGCTTAAATACATATGCAA GTTTTTGGATGAAGTTCAGTCCTACTCAGGTGTGAATAAAATGAGTGTACAGAATCTGGCTACGGTCTTTGGGCCAAATATTCTGAGGCCAAAGGTTGAGGACCCGGTGACTATAATGGAAG GCACAGTACTGGTCCAGCAGTTGATGGCCGTTCTGATCGGCCGGCTTGATGTTCTTTTCCCACCTGAAGAGGAACATACTAGCACGCTGGAACTggttaataataacaatattgaTACACAGAAACGGCCTACAAATGGTCAGCTACAAAACAAAGAGAACAATAACACCAGTGGGGTGCGACAATGCACCTGGGATGCACCCGAATCACCCACCCGGGCTCCTCTGGACAATGGCTCTCCACGCTCAGGCAGCCCACGTAATGGTTTTACAGGACAGCGATTCGAGGTGACCCGCAGTCCACCACTGGCGGTGAAAAAGAACCCGGCTTTCAGCAAAGGCAGTGGGATTGTCACTAACGGATCGTTCAGCTCGTCGTCATCGTCCTCGGGTGACGCCAATCAGGAAAAGTGTCAGACTCTACCAAATATGGGCACCCTGCATGCCCGTCGGACGGGCGCAATAAAGGGCTCGGGCACTAAGATGGGGGTTCAGAATGGTGTCGTTCGAATGGGTGTATCCAGCACTGACGTGACGAATGGGACTCTGAATGGGCGGAATGGACTCTGGGTGCCCAATGGTCATGTTACAATGCGCGAGGCTAAAAGTCGAGACGCCGAGAACCAGCCGAACCGTCTGTCCACATATGACAACGTCCACATCCATCAGCAGCAGACAACACAGCCCAGTCTGAGCAGCAGCTGTGAGGACAAACAGAGCGTGGATAGCGCCACATGGTCCACCTCGTCTTGCGAGATCTCCTTACCGGAAAACTCAACCTCCTGCCGCTCTTCTACGACCACGTGCCCAGAGCAGGACTTCTTTGGCAACAACTTCGAGGATCCTTTGTTGGACGGGCCGGTACAGGAGGACAACGCACTGGCAGTGGATGACAGGGAGCAGCGGACCAGTATTGGAGGAGGCCGGGGAAGCAGAGGAACCAGCAGCAGCGATAACAGTGAAACGTTTGCCATCACAAATGGACCGACCAACCACAGTGCACTGCACAGCCTGGTGGCCAGCCTCAAACAAGAAATGCTCAAGCAGAAGAATGAATACGAGGCCAGGATCAAGAG TCTGGAACATCGAAATCTAGAGTTGGAGACCGTAATGGCGAATCTACATGAAGAGCTGGACCAGGAGAAGAAGAAATACACCATGGTGGAGATCAAGCTGAGGAACGCCGAGCGAGCCAAGGACGATGCAGAAAAGAGAAACGAGATGTTGCAGAAAGAGATGGAGCAGTTCTTCTCCACCTTCGGAGACCTGACCGCAGACCCGCGACGGCCCGACAGAGCCAACACCATCTGGATCCAGTGA
- the LOC127524754 gene encoding rho GTPase-activating protein 24-like isoform X2: MEVVQQAGHQLSPFGISECLSASAGGDRERMTSNHETYLLMASTQNDMEDWVKTIRRVIWAPFGGGIFGQKLEETVRYERRYGNKMAPMLVEQCVDFIRRWGLREEGLFRLPGQANLVKELQDAFDCGEKPSFDCNTDVHTVASLLKLYLRELPEPVIPFCKYEEFLACTKLLSKDQDEGMKELRRQVEGLPLVNYNLLKYICKFLDEVQSYSGVNKMSVQNLATVFGPNILRPKVEDPVTIMEGTVLVQQLMAVLIGRLDVLFPPEEEHTSTLELVNNNNIDTQKRPTNGQLQNKENNNTSGVRQCTWDAPESPTRAPLDNGSPRSGSPRNGFTGQRFEVTRSPPLAVKKNPAFSKGSGIVTNGSFSSSSSSSGDANQEKCQTLPNMGTLHARRTGAIKGSGTKMGVQNGVVRMGVSSTDVTNGTLNGRNGLWVPNGHVTMREAKSRDAENQPNRLSTYDNVHIHQQQTTQPSLSSSCEDKQSVDSATWSTSSCEISLPENSTSCRSSTTTCPEQDFFGNNFEDPLLDGPVQEDNALAVDDREQRTSIGGGRGSRGTSSSDNSETFAITNGPTNHSALHSLVASLKQEMLKQKNEYEARIKSLEHRNLELETVMANLHEELDQEKKKYTMVEIKLRNAERAKDDAEKRNEMLQKEMEQFFSTFGDLTADPRRPDRANTIWIQ; encoded by the exons GAATCTTTGGTCAGAAGCTGGAAGAGACAGTTCGATATGAACGACGTTATGGCAACAAAATGGCTCCCATGCTGGTGGAGCAGTGCGTGGACTTCATCCGCCGCTGGGGTCTACGAGAGGAAGGGCTCTTCCGTTTGCCTGGACAAGCCAACCTCGTCAAAGAGCTTCAGGATGCTTTCGACTGTGGAGAGAAGCCGTCTTTCGACTG TAACACAGACGTTCACACCGTGGCATCCTTGTTGAAGCTGTACTTGAGAGAGCTGCCTGAGCCAGTCATCCCGTTCTGTAAATATGAAGAGTTTCTGGCCTGCACCAAACTCCTCAGCAAAGACCAGGATGAA GGAATGAAGGAATTAAGAAGACAAGTAGAAGGTCTACCTCTGGTGAACTACAATCTGCTTAAATACATATGCAA GTTTTTGGATGAAGTTCAGTCCTACTCAGGTGTGAATAAAATGAGTGTACAGAATCTGGCTACGGTCTTTGGGCCAAATATTCTGAGGCCAAAGGTTGAGGACCCGGTGACTATAATGGAAG GCACAGTACTGGTCCAGCAGTTGATGGCCGTTCTGATCGGCCGGCTTGATGTTCTTTTCCCACCTGAAGAGGAACATACTAGCACGCTGGAACTggttaataataacaatattgaTACACAGAAACGGCCTACAAATGGTCAGCTACAAAACAAAGAGAACAATAACACCAGTGGGGTGCGACAATGCACCTGGGATGCACCCGAATCACCCACCCGGGCTCCTCTGGACAATGGCTCTCCACGCTCAGGCAGCCCACGTAATGGTTTTACAGGACAGCGATTCGAGGTGACCCGCAGTCCACCACTGGCGGTGAAAAAGAACCCGGCTTTCAGCAAAGGCAGTGGGATTGTCACTAACGGATCGTTCAGCTCGTCGTCATCGTCCTCGGGTGACGCCAATCAGGAAAAGTGTCAGACTCTACCAAATATGGGCACCCTGCATGCCCGTCGGACGGGCGCAATAAAGGGCTCGGGCACTAAGATGGGGGTTCAGAATGGTGTCGTTCGAATGGGTGTATCCAGCACTGACGTGACGAATGGGACTCTGAATGGGCGGAATGGACTCTGGGTGCCCAATGGTCATGTTACAATGCGCGAGGCTAAAAGTCGAGACGCCGAGAACCAGCCGAACCGTCTGTCCACATATGACAACGTCCACATCCATCAGCAGCAGACAACACAGCCCAGTCTGAGCAGCAGCTGTGAGGACAAACAGAGCGTGGATAGCGCCACATGGTCCACCTCGTCTTGCGAGATCTCCTTACCGGAAAACTCAACCTCCTGCCGCTCTTCTACGACCACGTGCCCAGAGCAGGACTTCTTTGGCAACAACTTCGAGGATCCTTTGTTGGACGGGCCGGTACAGGAGGACAACGCACTGGCAGTGGATGACAGGGAGCAGCGGACCAGTATTGGAGGAGGCCGGGGAAGCAGAGGAACCAGCAGCAGCGATAACAGTGAAACGTTTGCCATCACAAATGGACCGACCAACCACAGTGCACTGCACAGCCTGGTGGCCAGCCTCAAACAAGAAATGCTCAAGCAGAAGAATGAATACGAGGCCAGGATCAAGAG TCTGGAACATCGAAATCTAGAGTTGGAGACCGTAATGGCGAATCTACATGAAGAGCTGGACCAGGAGAAGAAGAAATACACCATGGTGGAGATCAAGCTGAGGAACGCCGAGCGAGCCAAGGACGATGCAGAAAAGAGAAACGAGATGTTGCAGAAAGAGATGGAGCAGTTCTTCTCCACCTTCGGAGACCTGACCGCAGACCCGCGACGGCCCGACAGAGCCAACACCATCTGGATCCAGTGA